Proteins co-encoded in one Flavobacteriales bacterium genomic window:
- a CDS encoding DUF1571 domain-containing protein: MVKNNINNILRCSAGLLLILMCASFSEKEYKINNEEVIVKMISAIKSIKTLKYTLKNTERINGKLLTGLQEIKYQASPLKCYVHMKSPNPGSELLFVKGVNNNKAIYNPNGFPYFKMNLDPMGSLMRKNNHHTIYEVGFKTMAKIITKGYKEKNYSFTYKGDTIWNRINCHIFSISNTNFKIKSYTVKEKETIKSIAKKYQISEYMILELNQKLSDFNDDLTLNQKIMIPTTYAKEIELYIDKKTFLPVFQKISDNKGLYEQYEYSNLKLNPTISDEEFTPAIFD, encoded by the coding sequence ATGGTAAAAAATAACATAAATAATATCCTACGATGTTCAGCAGGGTTACTGTTGATATTGATGTGTGCCAGTTTTTCGGAAAAAGAATATAAAATAAATAATGAAGAGGTTATCGTCAAAATGATATCCGCTATCAAAAGTATTAAGACACTTAAATATACACTAAAAAATACCGAACGAATTAATGGAAAACTACTCACAGGGTTACAAGAAATTAAATATCAGGCATCGCCATTAAAATGCTATGTCCATATGAAATCCCCTAATCCAGGTTCGGAACTTTTATTTGTAAAAGGGGTTAATAATAATAAAGCGATATATAATCCTAATGGATTTCCATATTTTAAAATGAATCTTGACCCTATGGGTTCCCTGATGAGAAAAAATAACCATCATACCATTTATGAAGTTGGATTTAAAACGATGGCAAAAATTATCACTAAAGGATATAAAGAAAAAAACTATTCATTCACCTATAAAGGAGACACCATCTGGAATCGTATAAATTGCCACATATTTTCCATAAGCAATACTAATTTTAAAATAAAGAGCTATACAGTTAAAGAAAAAGAAACCATTAAAAGTATTGCCAAAAAATATCAAATAAGCGAATATATGATACTTGAATTAAACCAAAAACTGAGTGATTTTAATGATGATTTAACACTCAATCAAAAAATTATGATTCCTACTACTTATGCTAAAGAAATAGAATTGTATATCGATAAAAAAACGTTTTTACCTGTATTTCAAAAAATTTCTGATAACAAAGGGTTATACGAACAGTATGAATATAGCAACCTCAAACTTAATCCTACTATTTCTGATGAAGAATTTACTCCTGCAATTTTTGATTAA
- a CDS encoding arginine decarboxylase, with protein MKNKYIDLIEQTFEFPQEEFQLTATNELEFHGIDLMELIKKYGSPFKFTYLPKISKNIQKTKLWFQEAFLDNNYSGKYHYCYCTKSSHFKHVLDEALRNDIHIETSSALDINIVNKLKEVGKISNKTYVLCNGFKRDEYVNNIAELINSGHKNCIAIIDNYEEIHLLNAQIKKNYKIGIRIASEEEPKFEFYTSRLGIGYKNIVPFYRREIEKLKNVELKMLHFFINTGIKDTAYYWNELHKCLKVYIELKKVCPTLDSLNIGGGFPIKNSLAFEYDYQYVISEIIHQIKITCDEAGIEAPDIFTEFGSFTVGESGGAVYEVLYQKQQNDREKWNMIDSSFITTLPDSWAINKRFIMLPINNWEKEYERVLLGGLTCDSDDYYNSEQHINAIYLPKYNKTTPLYIGFFNTGAYQETIGGYGGLQHCLIPQPKHILIDYDEHGKLKSKLFRKQQTATDFLEILGH; from the coding sequence ATGAAAAACAAGTACATTGATTTAATAGAGCAAACTTTCGAGTTTCCACAAGAGGAATTTCAATTAACAGCTACAAATGAGTTAGAATTTCACGGTATTGATTTAATGGAATTAATCAAAAAGTATGGATCGCCATTTAAGTTTACCTACCTCCCAAAAATTTCTAAAAACATACAAAAAACAAAGTTATGGTTCCAAGAAGCTTTTTTAGATAATAACTATTCAGGAAAATACCACTATTGCTATTGTACAAAAAGCTCTCATTTTAAACATGTATTAGATGAAGCATTAAGAAATGACATTCATATTGAAACTTCCTCGGCTCTTGACATTAATATCGTTAACAAGCTAAAAGAGGTTGGTAAAATATCCAATAAAACATATGTGCTATGTAATGGTTTTAAGAGGGACGAATATGTCAATAATATTGCAGAACTAATTAATTCTGGACATAAAAATTGCATCGCTATTATTGATAACTACGAGGAAATTCATTTATTAAATGCTCAAATAAAAAAGAATTATAAAATAGGGATTCGCATTGCTTCAGAAGAAGAACCAAAATTTGAGTTTTACACCAGTCGATTAGGCATTGGGTATAAAAACATTGTTCCATTTTATCGCAGGGAAATTGAAAAATTGAAAAATGTAGAGTTAAAAATGCTCCATTTTTTTATTAATACAGGAATAAAAGATACCGCCTATTATTGGAACGAATTACACAAATGTTTAAAGGTATATATAGAATTAAAAAAAGTATGCCCCACTTTGGATAGCTTGAATATTGGAGGAGGATTCCCTATAAAAAACTCTTTGGCATTTGAATACGATTATCAATATGTCATCTCAGAAATTATTCATCAAATAAAAATAACTTGTGATGAAGCAGGAATAGAAGCTCCTGATATATTTACTGAATTTGGATCTTTTACGGTTGGAGAAAGTGGAGGAGCAGTTTATGAAGTACTGTATCAAAAACAACAAAATGACAGAGAGAAATGGAACATGATCGATTCTTCTTTTATTACTACTCTCCCCGATTCTTGGGCAATTAACAAACGTTTTATTATGCTTCCTATTAACAATTGGGAGAAAGAATATGAACGAGTTTTATTAGGAGGACTGACTTGTGATAGCGATGATTATTACAATAGTGAACAACATATAAATGCCATTTATCTTCCTAAATATAACAAGACAACTCCTTTATATATCGGATTTTTTAATACAGGGGCATATCAAGAAACCATAGGTGGGTATGGAGGGTTGCAACATTGTTTAATTCCTCAGCCTAAACATATTTTAATTGATTACGATGAGCATGGCAAACTCAAAAGTAAACTGTTCCGGAAACAACAAACAGCAACTGATTTTTTAGAAATATTAGGACATTAA
- a CDS encoding HAD family hydrolase has protein sequence MIKNTIKSNINNPNFKAIIFDLNGTIAARVSDHPEHIAYRNRYIENLTKEPVTENLPMLTSAALKIYDLDPQKYYLYRNSRIDWNIFNSFNSNTFDVLTQYYNWGYDLVLYTDCYTVQIEETLKILNLKDFFKLIISAEAGFKKPSSNAFKYISKKLNIAVTDLLMIANDWTQDLEPLHRLNGNTVWIKSEKYLSNTQKIIADCQHQYMVPN, from the coding sequence ATGATAAAAAATACAATTAAATCGAATATAAATAATCCGAATTTTAAGGCAATCATTTTTGATCTTAACGGAACAATTGCAGCAAGAGTTTCTGATCATCCTGAACACATTGCTTACAGAAATAGGTACATAGAAAACCTTACTAAAGAGCCTGTTACTGAAAACCTGCCTATGCTAACATCAGCAGCATTAAAGATTTATGATTTAGATCCACAAAAATATTATCTGTACCGTAATTCAAGAATAGATTGGAACATATTTAATTCGTTTAATTCAAACACATTTGATGTGTTGACCCAATATTACAATTGGGGCTATGATTTGGTATTATATACCGATTGCTATACTGTACAAATTGAAGAGACGCTAAAAATTTTAAACCTAAAAGACTTTTTTAAACTAATTATTTCTGCCGAAGCAGGATTTAAAAAACCGAGCTCTAATGCATTTAAATATATTTCCAAAAAATTAAATATAGCGGTTACTGATCTCTTAATGATTGCCAATGATTGGACTCAAGACCTTGAACCATTACACCGTTTAAATGGAAATACCGTTTGGATAAAATCTGAGAAATACTTATCAAACACTCAAAAAATTATTGCAGATTGCCAACATCAGTATATGGTTCCTAATTAG
- a CDS encoding universal stress protein: MQLSKHNGTFSPKKKKILLPFKSDNLHLLAYAINLAKVINGEIIVLADLNINKEQLEGITVEEELKRSWYKKFWEFYSLKNQYISTFNEGKSKLMIKFIYEFRNVNLLEGIVEIGKKYPVEYIVLSHSDFVNDDIKQMLLETKTPVLIVPDGYQSNIPKNIAYATDFHKFSNSDRVANQVLDLAKLLNASVHFLHLTEKSHTIEVEDVDFFNQLLKVTHKNNQHTMEIVKGSDSLVALQEYVVNSNIDLIVVIQQHRNWLHDLFHESFSEKVNDLNNKPLLLYKD, encoded by the coding sequence TTGCAGCTATCAAAGCACAACGGAACATTTTCTCCAAAGAAGAAAAAAATATTGTTACCGTTTAAATCCGATAATCTCCATCTCTTAGCATATGCCATTAACTTGGCAAAAGTAATTAATGGAGAAATTATTGTACTAGCCGATTTAAACATTAATAAAGAACAGTTGGAGGGAATTACTGTTGAGGAAGAATTGAAAAGATCTTGGTATAAAAAGTTTTGGGAGTTTTATTCGCTAAAAAATCAATACATCAGTACCTTCAATGAAGGTAAAAGTAAACTGATGATAAAATTTATTTATGAATTTAGAAACGTTAATCTTCTTGAAGGAATTGTCGAAATTGGGAAAAAATATCCTGTTGAATATATTGTTTTATCTCATAGTGATTTTGTGAATGACGATATCAAGCAAATGTTATTGGAAACAAAAACACCTGTTTTGATTGTACCTGATGGTTATCAATCGAATATACCGAAGAATATTGCTTATGCTACTGACTTTCATAAATTTAGTAACAGTGATCGAGTTGCCAATCAAGTCCTAGATTTAGCTAAGCTACTAAATGCTAGTGTCCATTTTTTGCATTTAACCGAAAAATCTCACACGATAGAAGTGGAAGATGTAGATTTTTTTAATCAACTTTTAAAGGTAACACATAAAAACAATCAACATACGATGGAGATCGTTAAGGGTAGTGATTCATTGGTTGCTTTGCAAGAATATGTTGTAAATTCTAATATCGATTTAATCGTTGTAATTCAACAACATAGAAACTGGCTGCATGATTTGTTTCATGAAAGTTTTAGCGAAAAAGTTAATGACCTCAATAACAAGCCATTATTGTTGTATAAAGATTAA
- the speB gene encoding agmatinase has product MENKNYGGIPDEFAKKENAKIVLIPVPYDRTSTWQKGADKGPQAFLEASENMELYDIETDSEVYKEGIYLAPPILENSSPEAMVDEVYKTTKDYLLKKKFVTLIGGEHSISIGSIKAFNEVFNDLTVLQLDAHADLRKEYEGSTCNHACAMYEANQNTNLIQVGIRSIDKSEKLVMDRERVFFAHEMEQDDYWMDNAIDLMTDNVFITIDLDAFDPSILPSTGTPEPGGLWWNETLIFLKRVFCEKNVVGFDIVELCPNPYDKSSDFLVAKLYYKMLSYRFQPKTISEEEIIATEEETVTFKKNKFNDEYDD; this is encoded by the coding sequence ATGGAAAATAAAAATTATGGAGGAATACCTGATGAATTTGCAAAAAAAGAAAATGCAAAAATCGTGTTAATACCTGTTCCTTATGATAGAACTAGTACCTGGCAAAAAGGTGCAGATAAAGGACCTCAAGCTTTCTTAGAAGCATCAGAAAATATGGAGTTGTACGACATTGAAACCGATTCTGAAGTATACAAAGAAGGTATCTATTTAGCACCTCCTATTTTAGAAAATTCATCTCCTGAAGCGATGGTTGATGAGGTGTATAAAACCACTAAAGATTACTTACTAAAGAAGAAATTTGTGACGCTAATTGGTGGAGAACATTCTATTTCTATTGGTTCTATAAAAGCATTTAACGAAGTCTTTAATGATTTAACTGTTCTTCAACTCGATGCACATGCTGATTTACGAAAAGAATACGAAGGAAGCACTTGTAACCATGCTTGTGCTATGTATGAAGCCAATCAAAATACGAACCTCATACAAGTTGGTATTAGAAGTATCGACAAGAGTGAGAAATTGGTAATGGATAGAGAAAGGGTATTCTTTGCGCATGAAATGGAACAAGATGATTATTGGATGGATAACGCCATCGATTTAATGACCGATAATGTCTTTATTACCATTGATTTAGATGCCTTCGACCCATCAATACTTCCATCAACAGGTACTCCTGAACCTGGTGGTTTGTGGTGGAATGAAACGTTGATTTTCTTAAAACGAGTATTTTGCGAAAAAAATGTAGTAGGGTTTGATATTGTAGAGCTATGTCCAAATCCATACGATAAATCTTCTGATTTTTTGGTCGCAAAACTGTATTACAAAATGCTCAGTTATCGATTTCAACCAAAAACGATAAGCGAAGAAGAGATAATAGCAACAGAAGAAGAAACAGTAACCTTTAAGAAAAACAAATTTAATGATGAATACGATGACTAA
- a CDS encoding deoxyhypusine synthase family protein: MTNGVVSNFMEKYFLHFNAATLVDAAKAYRKELENGSKMLISLAGAMSTAEIGKVLAEMIREDKVHIISCTGANLEEDLMNLVAHSHYKRIPNYRDLTPKGEWELLLKGLNRVTDTCIPEEEAFRRLQKHIFRIWEKAQDNEERYFPHEFMYQLILSGVLEEYYEIDIKDSWMYAAAQKNLPIVVPGWEDSTMGNIFASYVMKGELKASTMKSGIEYMTYLADWYTNNSENGVGFFQIGGGIAGDFPICVVPMLYQDMEQEDTPFWSYFCQVSDSTTSYGSYSGAVPNEKITWGKLDIETPKFIIESDATIVVPLFFAYLLKW; this comes from the coding sequence ATGACTAATGGAGTTGTTTCCAACTTTATGGAAAAATATTTCCTTCATTTTAATGCAGCAACATTAGTTGATGCTGCCAAAGCATACCGCAAAGAATTAGAGAATGGTTCAAAGATGTTGATTTCATTAGCAGGAGCTATGAGCACTGCTGAAATAGGAAAAGTATTGGCTGAAATGATTCGTGAAGATAAAGTACACATTATATCCTGTACAGGAGCAAATTTAGAAGAGGACTTGATGAATTTGGTGGCTCACTCCCATTACAAGCGAATTCCAAACTATAGAGATTTAACCCCAAAAGGCGAATGGGAATTACTATTAAAAGGGTTAAACCGTGTAACAGACACATGTATTCCGGAAGAAGAAGCCTTTCGCAGGCTACAAAAACACATTTTTAGAATATGGGAAAAAGCTCAAGATAATGAGGAGCGTTATTTTCCACATGAGTTCATGTATCAGCTCATTTTATCAGGTGTGTTAGAAGAGTATTATGAAATAGACATTAAAGATAGTTGGATGTATGCTGCAGCTCAAAAAAACTTACCGATAGTCGTTCCTGGATGGGAAGACAGTACAATGGGAAATATTTTTGCTTCCTATGTAATGAAAGGAGAATTAAAAGCAAGTACCATGAAATCGGGTATCGAATACATGACTTATTTAGCCGATTGGTACACCAATAATTCTGAAAATGGAGTTGGTTTTTTTCAAATAGGTGGAGGTATTGCAGGAGATTTTCCTATCTGTGTAGTTCCAATGTTGTATCAAGACATGGAACAAGAAGATACTCCTTTTTGGAGCTACTTTTGTCAAGTTTCAGATTCTACTACGAGCTATGGTTCTTATTCTGGAGCTGTTCCTAATGAAAAAATTACTTGGGGTAAATTAGACATAGAAACGCCCAAATTTATTATTGAATCGGATGCTACTATTGTTGTACCGCTGTTCTTTGCTTATTTATTGAAATGGTAA
- a CDS encoding LysE family transporter has translation MLELIIKSIGLGLMLSLFIGPVFFLLVEVSSQFGIKVGYIVLAGALLSDIIFILLNYFFLDQLCDIGIPEKLIKITGGIIFMVFGITYFLRTPKKINTNRSHSSNFFLKGFLLNTFNPAIFFFWLGAVSYGASQFQSIQLINYFLLALFIAISLDSLKIYFSIYFSKMAARKKLFNINKLTGSGLFVLGIHLIIQNLY, from the coding sequence ATGCTGGAATTAATTATAAAATCAATTGGTTTAGGCTTGATGCTAAGCCTATTTATAGGACCTGTTTTCTTTCTTTTAGTAGAAGTGAGCAGCCAATTTGGAATTAAGGTTGGTTATATAGTATTAGCTGGAGCTTTACTAAGTGATATTATATTCATTTTACTGAATTATTTTTTTTTAGATCAGCTATGCGATATAGGCATTCCAGAAAAATTGATAAAAATAACAGGTGGAATAATCTTTATGGTTTTTGGAATAACCTATTTCCTTAGAACCCCAAAAAAAATAAATACTAACCGTTCTCATTCATCAAATTTCTTTTTAAAAGGGTTTCTTTTAAATACATTTAATCCAGCAATTTTTTTCTTTTGGCTAGGTGCAGTCTCTTACGGAGCATCACAATTTCAATCCATACAGTTAATAAACTATTTCTTATTGGCATTATTCATTGCGATTTCGTTAGACAGTTTAAAAATTTATTTCTCTATCTATTTTTCTAAAATGGCTGCACGAAAAAAGCTGTTCAACATAAACAAACTGACTGGGTCTGGGTTGTTTGTTTTAGGTATCCACTTAATTATACAGAATCTATACTAA
- a CDS encoding GH3 auxin-responsive promoter family protein, producing MKLLNSVVRETVRLGKPFRQSYKEYGYIIQQKALRRLLEKAKNTAFGKNYGFTTILNSENSIECFQQNVPVFNYQSIYDQWWSKSLKGEKNVCWPGKVKYFALTSGTSEASSKRIPITSDQLQSIIRTSTNQLLTLSDYSLSKDFYNKSILMLGGSTDLVTVDDHFEGDLSGILYSKLPIWFNHFYKPGKKIASEKDWNTKLDLITKSAKDWDIGIIAGVPAWIQILMEKIVDYYKVQNIHEIWPNLKFFIHGGVNFEPYRKGFSKYLGEEIYYQETYLASEGYLAFKNGLKSNGMQLVLNNGTFFEFVPFNKRNFSPDGCLMNNHETLLLDDVNTVEEYAILISTNAGAWRYLLGDTIKFTSLENYEIVITGRTKHFLSLCGEHLSIDNMNKAIQLISNEFDLDIREYTVAGIPYNNLFAHKWFIGSNKEVDNLSLKQRLDEILMELNDDYKTERKYALKEIIIEVLPNHLFYKWMKLKGKEGGQNKFPRVLNKQQFEEWEQFLFNEKRKICWN from the coding sequence ATGAAACTTTTAAATTCCGTTGTACGTGAAACTGTTAGGTTAGGAAAACCTTTCAGGCAATCCTATAAAGAATACGGTTACATTATTCAACAAAAAGCATTACGGAGATTATTGGAAAAAGCAAAAAATACTGCTTTTGGAAAAAATTATGGATTTACAACTATTCTTAACTCCGAAAATAGTATTGAATGTTTTCAGCAAAATGTTCCTGTTTTCAATTATCAATCAATTTATGATCAATGGTGGAGTAAATCTCTAAAAGGAGAAAAAAATGTTTGTTGGCCAGGTAAAGTAAAATACTTTGCCCTTACTTCTGGCACTTCAGAAGCTTCGAGTAAACGCATCCCTATTACATCCGATCAATTACAATCAATCATCAGAACAAGTACCAATCAGCTACTTACTTTATCAGATTATTCACTTTCTAAAGATTTTTACAATAAAAGTATATTAATGTTAGGAGGCTCAACAGACCTTGTAACTGTTGATGATCATTTTGAAGGTGACTTAAGTGGTATTCTCTACAGTAAGTTACCCATTTGGTTCAATCATTTTTATAAACCAGGAAAGAAAATCGCATCTGAAAAAGATTGGAATACAAAGCTTGATTTAATAACCAAATCTGCTAAAGATTGGGATATCGGAATTATAGCGGGAGTACCAGCTTGGATACAAATTTTAATGGAGAAGATTGTCGATTATTATAAAGTTCAAAATATTCATGAAATATGGCCTAACCTTAAGTTTTTTATTCATGGTGGAGTTAATTTTGAGCCTTATAGAAAAGGGTTTAGCAAATATTTAGGTGAAGAAATTTATTATCAAGAAACTTATCTTGCTTCAGAAGGATATTTGGCATTTAAAAATGGCTTAAAAAGTAATGGAATGCAACTGGTATTGAACAATGGTACTTTTTTTGAATTCGTTCCTTTTAACAAAAGAAATTTCTCGCCAGATGGTTGTCTAATGAACAATCATGAAACTTTATTACTCGATGATGTAAACACGGTAGAAGAATATGCTATTCTTATTAGCACCAATGCGGGAGCATGGCGTTACTTACTTGGGGATACCATAAAGTTCACTTCTTTGGAAAACTATGAAATTGTTATAACAGGTCGTACTAAACATTTCTTAAGCCTATGCGGTGAACACCTTTCTATAGATAATATGAACAAAGCAATCCAATTGATTTCTAATGAGTTTGATTTGGATATACGAGAATATACGGTTGCAGGCATTCCTTACAATAACTTATTTGCCCATAAATGGTTTATTGGATCTAACAAAGAAGTAGATAATTTATCTCTCAAACAACGATTGGATGAGATTTTAATGGAGCTAAACGATGATTATAAAACCGAAAGGAAGTATGCATTAAAAGAAATCATCATTGAAGTACTTCCTAATCATTTATTCTATAAGTGGATGAAATTAAAAGGAAAAGAAGGGGGGCAAAACAAATTTCCAAGAGTACTCAATAAACAGCAGTTTGAGGAATGGGAACAATTTTTATTTAATGAAAAAAGGAAGATATGCTGGAATTAA